The genomic stretch aaaaaaaattaaaaaaataaaaatagggaGAAGAAAGAACACAATTTAAAAGTATTTTagggaaaataaataaataattaaataaataaaagaaggtATTGGTGGCAACGATACGAAAAGGCCGCCATTAGAGAAGAAcaactgagagagagagagagagagctttgtGCTTCTCTTTCGGAACGAATCTCCAACAGAATTTCATTTTCGAGAAAGTAAACCCAAACCCCAttaatattattactatttttttatttagatattaatattaatattcatTTTCATTGGGTAAAGTAGTAAAGTGTTCCAGAAGAGCTCAGAAGAGAAAAAGAACCCTAACTATCACCAGGTCGGTAACTTTCCCTTCTCCTTCGCATTTCTCTTCTAATTTCTGTTCTGGGTTTTCGCTTTCAATGGAGCTTTGATTCTCCTCATTCTATGAATCCACCGATGATTTTTTGTTCTGAGCTTTTTCTTTACATGTGTATTCGTATTGGGACCAATCCATATTTTTGGTGTTCCTTTAGTTTAGATCATCGCCAGTGATAATCATCGTAATTTCATCTTCGACTTGATATTGTGTGTGCAGTTTCGCCTAAATATGTAAATTGGCAATGGAATTGTTATGGTGCATTGCCAATGTCACTCGTTGTTGGATGAAACCCAAAGTTGAGCTGAGTAGCTTTTAAAATGAAACCCAAAACAAGTGCAGCAGCAGCTTCTTCTAGATCTTTTCAGGGTGAGGGCCCGAATTGGGTGCTCATTGCTGGGGGTGCGTTGTTGAGTACGTTGTCGATTCGCCTTGGTTTCAAGCTCAAGCAGGCTATTGACACTAACCACAAGAATCCCAACAACACTTTCAAAGGTCTTAATTAATCCATATAATGATGTTACTGTATgcctcatcatcttcttcttctttctccaaAATCCCTTCTTCTAATTTCTCATCTCATTTCAGGAAATGCAAAATTCTCTGACAGAAGGAAGCCCTCCCGCTGCCGCATCCACTCAAATCTCTATTCCTTTACTGAAGACGATGATGGCACTTGTTTCAATTGCTTGTCAGGTTATGTTGTTATTTTACACATAAGAATGtttctttgttattcattttcagCTGTGCACCACTTAGTAATTATCCTTGATTTAAGGACATGAGTTTTGTACTTTTTATTAAGATTTGgttagaaaataaaaatgaaaactcATGTTTGGGTGTTGGATATTGCGAAATTATGAGGAATTGTGTTGACATGAAAACAAGATATTATGAATGTTTAATTTTGATCCCTGCTGATGTTTTTTTTTTGGCATAAAAGTGAAAGCCTTTTAGATGAGCATATATGTAGGATGTTAACAAATTTCTTAGAATATTTCATTATACTCAACCGTCAGCTATGTCAATAACCAGGATTTACTGCCAGTGATTCATCATTCACTTTCACTTATTACTGCCTGTCGTTGTTTATTCGTAATTCCCTTGAATGTTGCTGTTAGTCCTTAGGCTCATATTAACAAATTGCAAGCTTACAGGAAGTAAAGATAAAAAATCATCGAACACAAACAGGGACAAAGTATGAGCTGGTTTTCAATCTGatcattttcttgtttttttttacttCAGAATAAGCATTTTATTGTCGTGGTTACTCTTCAGTATTAAGGTTGTCTAATTCAAAAACATTGTGTTTATTTGGAGGTGGCTGCAATTTGGTGCCATTTTCTCTTTGTTCAGTTCCAGTTGGGAAAGTTGATTGATGAGTAAACCATTAAAGTGCTTCTTAGTGTTTACATTTATATGGTTTAGGTATACTTTCTTTTCTAGGTGCTAAACCTCAGTAATGCCCTTGGAATAGGTACAGGAGTAGGCATGGACATTTCATGCCAACAAGATAGCCAGATGATGACCGAATCCAATGGTGCTCTGCCTTTGGTGACAGTTCCAGCTCCCGAGTTTAACAAAGACAATGGTGTAATGTGGTCATCTTCTCCTGATCGACTCGAGTTGCCTCCAAAGCCCTTTAACCACCATTCAAACTGCTCAGATTCACCGTGCGTCTCAGAATCCGGCTCTGATGTCTACAGTAAGCGGGAAGTCATCCACAAACTAAGGCAGCAACTGAAGAGAAGGGATGATATGATATTGGAGATGCAAGATCAGATTGTTGAGTTGCAGACTTCATTTAATTCTCAGCTGGCACACTCTACCCATTTGCAGTCACAGATTGATGCTACAAATAGGGATCTGTTTGATTCAGAGAGAGAAATTCAGAGACTAAGGAAAGCCATAGCCGATCACTGCGTGGGGCAATCCAATGACAAGTCGTCCACAGCTCTGAGTTGGTCATCTGAGGGAATGAATGGTCATGCCAATGGTTATCACGAGGGAGAAAGCAATCTCGAGC from Humulus lupulus chromosome 5, drHumLupu1.1, whole genome shotgun sequence encodes the following:
- the LOC133834177 gene encoding uncharacterized protein LOC133834177 isoform X1 — encoded protein: MKPKTSAAAASSRSFQGEGPNWVLIAGGALLSTLSIRLGFKLKQAIDTNHKNPNNTFKGNAKFSDRRKPSRCRIHSNLYSFTEDDDGTCFNCLSGTGVGMDISCQQDSQMMTESNGALPLVTVPAPEFNKDNGVMWSSSPDRLELPPKPFNHHSNCSDSPCVSESGSDVYSKREVIHKLRQQLKRRDDMILEMQDQIVELQTSFNSQLAHSTHLQSQIDATNRDLFDSEREIQRLRKAIADHCVGQSNDKSSTALSWSSEGMNGHANGYHEGESNLELPEKGRGAAEKIEMLKREVGELKEVIEGKDYLLQSYKEQKAELTLKIKELQQRLDSQLPNIL
- the LOC133834177 gene encoding uncharacterized protein LOC133834177 isoform X2, translating into MKPKTSAAAASSRSFQGEGPNWVLIAGGALLSTLSIRLGFKLKQAIDTNHKNPNNTFKGNAKFSDRRKPSRCRIHSNLYSFTEDDDGTCFNCLSGVGMDISCQQDSQMMTESNGALPLVTVPAPEFNKDNGVMWSSSPDRLELPPKPFNHHSNCSDSPCVSESGSDVYSKREVIHKLRQQLKRRDDMILEMQDQIVELQTSFNSQLAHSTHLQSQIDATNRDLFDSEREIQRLRKAIADHCVGQSNDKSSTALSWSSEGMNGHANGYHEGESNLELPEKGRGAAEKIEMLKREVGELKEVIEGKDYLLQSYKEQKAELTLKIKELQQRLDSQLPNIL